From Rhododendron vialii isolate Sample 1 chromosome 10a, ASM3025357v1, the proteins below share one genomic window:
- the LOC131304614 gene encoding uncharacterized protein LOC131304614 — translation MSSTTMEIHKRDTEPDFNLREWGLKAKMVSRENTLSRRFSAPSFRRSFREDPNKSFRSNITISSTASSPGYTLKEEIDPSTYSFTAALKALQARSAYGWECLSPDGFALNSKWNEAEKYICNPLSGEVPLECLSAKTLSGRSFCSLAAGRITMSAPLIYPSHSRLVVHSKTSLPSHEIEAHFPIEVAEKKVCSKTRDVGTQSTPPPELSCCSSRSSSPSPAPTPSVEERSIKRDEAEIDDSPTSTNLEKLINFGEKVEVKETIPEKEAAKGEEEMVDMRKKGKQMCMCRQGGCLPWRGLWMRKRKREKHKPRKKNMFFHHINGILNKSAS, via the exons ATGAGCTCAACCACCATGGAAATCCATAAAAGAGATACTGAGCCTGATTTCAACTTGAGAGAATGGGGCCTGAAGGCTAAAATGGTCAGTAGAGAAAACACACTTTCAAGAAGGTTTTCAGCACCAAGCTTCAGGAGAAGTTTCAGAGAAGACCCAAATAAGTCTTTCAGATCCAATATAACCATTTCTAGCACTGCTTCTTCTCCTGGTTACACCTTAAAAG AGGAAATTGACCCTTCAACATACTCATTCACTGCTGCTCTCAAAG CATTGCAGGCAAGATCAGCATATGGCTGGGAGTGCCTATCACCAGatggttttgctttgaattcCAAGTGGAATGAGGCTGAGAAGTACATTTGCAACCCACTCTCAGGAGAAGTCCCATTGGAGTGTTTATCTGCCAAAACACTCAGTGGGAGGTCTTTCTGCAGCTTAGCAGCTGGCAGGATTACCATGTCTGCCCCTCTCATTTACCCTTCTCACTCAAGGCTGGTCGTTCACTCAAAGACTTCTCTCCCCTCACATGAAATTGAAGCCCACTTTCCAATCGAAG tGGCAGAGAAGAAAGTGTGCAGCAAGACCAGAGATGTGGGAACCCAAAGCACACCACCACCTGAGCTCAGCTGCTGCAGCTCTCGATCAAGCAGTCCCAGCCCTGCCCCCACTCCTTCAGTTGAAGAGAGGTCCATAAAGAGAGATGAGGCTGAAATAGACGACTCACCCACCAGTACCAATTTGGAAAAACTCATCAACTTTGGTGAAAAG GTTGAAGTGAAAGAAACAATACCAGAGAAAGAAGCAGCAAAAGGAGAGGAGGAAATGGTTGATATgaggaaaaaaggaaagcaaATGTGCATGTGCAGGCAAGGTGGGTGCTTACCATGGAGGGGTTTGTGGATGAGAAAAAGGAAGAGGGAGAAACACAAACCAAGAAAGAAGAATATGTTTTTTCACCATATCAATGGAATTCTAAACAAatcagctagctag